One genomic region from Nostoc sphaeroides encodes:
- the dpdE gene encoding protein DpdE — MIKLGLLVQSQNNYLGIGKVTEISDTNANVEYFCSIGQRLQKTLPLNSLSQVRLEPQARCYIKSQTQDTWIVGRVFIWDEDTEMYQIDLPDKKTAIATEEDIYVRCNLPNTDPIETLAMKGHETPYFHDKRLAFVKSLIKQRAVSRGMTGLISANINLYPHQVEVVRRVLEDPIQRYLLADEVGLGKTIEAGAILRQFLLDEPKKNAVVLVPQYLLKQWRLELENKFYISHFGKRVAVLAVEDIHKINLKAKIGCLILDEAHHIAALATSKDATVLQRFQTCKELAHKSDRLLLLSATPVLNHEQDFLAMLHLLDPTTYKLGDLAGFRAKVESRQQIGKLLLSFKEDAEPLVLKSNLQQLRNLFAEDEYLLKLADDLENSPANSTEQEQILQGIRVHVSDIYRLHRRMLRNRRAAVEDVIFDRNFTPKEEYDLDERSLDIHELLNQWRSVAPGDKQYQRIFLLLFLAAGTWLGILEQVITARLTGKPHAKLIQEFRENDIRLLTTTPKFSGEEEILQSLLKIIRQPQEDGQRTENLKTVLLNQLGTYFKIPANVRKNQKEFITRIQQRIKRPITGDILPKFVVFTSFVQTCGEIVRYLSDTFGAETIASHQFGESPDKVEEGLNRFKNNPNCFILVCDRSGEEGRNLQFADWLIHFDLPWSPNQLEQRIGRLDRIGSKIGIQSSALIGPYLEDSPHNAWYKVLKDGFGIFQQSIASLQFYVDEKLAELETVLFQSGAAGLLEMIPPIQEQIEGEIAKISEQNALDEIDANDEIATEYFLELDNYDACHLEMKRAIEGWICDALGFRGLNNPDSSEMRRYQPSTRTLVPINDLKNRFAESSLDQFGTYNRRVANQNPGIKLYRVGEGFIEALWNYINWDDRGEAFAMWRTDASWDSKEGKEWFGFQCNYVVEANLKLAKQVLLDNKLDNSQFKNLQRRVDALFPPIIETIYVDGRQEPIRTVEDKALLSILQRPYKDKNNNQGRDYNLAKERLGIIDDFVDPSKWQNFCYQVRNTSSELLSNRPDFIDLCQSCAKIAENKLANRVEQLRLRLNQQSWDNALAEELNIETALNAAILEGIRQPQIRLDSVGFIIVSGRSLVQFE, encoded by the coding sequence ATGATTAAGCTCGGTTTATTGGTACAGTCCCAGAATAACTATTTGGGTATAGGAAAAGTTACTGAAATATCTGATACCAATGCGAACGTTGAGTATTTCTGCTCCATAGGGCAACGTCTGCAAAAAACTTTACCTTTAAATTCGCTCTCTCAGGTCAGGCTTGAACCCCAGGCTCGATGCTATATTAAGTCCCAAACGCAGGATACATGGATAGTTGGCAGAGTTTTTATTTGGGATGAAGATACAGAAATGTATCAAATTGATTTACCAGATAAGAAAACTGCGATCGCTACTGAAGAAGACATTTACGTTCGTTGTAATCTCCCAAACACTGACCCTATCGAAACTCTGGCGATGAAGGGTCACGAAACACCATACTTCCACGACAAAAGATTGGCTTTTGTCAAATCCTTGATTAAGCAACGCGCTGTCAGTCGCGGGATGACAGGGCTGATTTCGGCAAATATCAATCTTTATCCTCACCAAGTTGAAGTTGTGCGGCGGGTGCTGGAAGACCCAATTCAACGCTACTTGCTAGCAGACGAGGTGGGACTCGGAAAAACCATCGAAGCGGGTGCAATTCTGCGTCAATTCCTTCTGGATGAACCGAAAAAAAATGCGGTGGTATTAGTTCCCCAATATTTGCTCAAACAATGGCGGCTTGAGTTAGAAAACAAGTTTTACATTTCCCATTTTGGCAAACGGGTGGCGGTGCTGGCGGTTGAAGATATCCATAAAATCAACTTGAAAGCGAAGATAGGCTGCTTAATTTTAGATGAAGCCCATCATATTGCAGCACTGGCAACCTCTAAGGATGCAACTGTGCTACAGCGTTTTCAGACTTGCAAAGAACTTGCTCATAAAAGCGATCGCTTACTTTTATTATCTGCCACTCCTGTTCTCAATCATGAGCAGGATTTTCTGGCCATGTTGCACTTGCTCGACCCGACAACCTATAAACTTGGTGATTTAGCAGGTTTTCGTGCCAAAGTTGAAAGCCGTCAGCAAATTGGTAAACTTCTGCTTTCTTTTAAAGAAGATGCGGAACCTCTTGTCCTCAAAAGCAACTTGCAGCAACTACGAAACCTCTTTGCTGAAGATGAGTATTTACTGAAGCTGGCGGATGATTTAGAAAATTCACCAGCAAATTCTACCGAGCAAGAGCAAATCCTGCAAGGGATTCGCGTCCATGTCAGCGATATCTATCGACTACACCGCCGAATGCTTCGCAACCGTCGCGCTGCGGTGGAAGATGTGATATTTGACCGCAACTTTACGCCCAAAGAAGAGTATGATTTAGACGAGCGATCGCTTGATATTCACGAACTACTCAATCAATGGCGGAGTGTTGCTCCTGGTGACAAGCAATATCAGCGAATTTTTCTGTTATTATTCCTAGCTGCTGGTACTTGGTTAGGCATTTTAGAGCAGGTAATTACCGCCCGGTTAACTGGTAAACCTCATGCTAAACTCATCCAGGAGTTTAGAGAAAATGATATTCGCCTATTAACTACAACCCCAAAATTCTCAGGCGAAGAAGAGATTCTCCAATCCTTGCTAAAAATTATTCGTCAACCTCAAGAGGATGGACAACGGACGGAAAATTTGAAAACAGTGCTGCTAAATCAGTTAGGTACATACTTCAAAATTCCCGCAAACGTTCGGAAGAATCAAAAGGAATTCATCACCAGGATACAGCAGAGAATTAAAAGACCAATTACTGGCGATATTCTGCCCAAATTTGTTGTATTTACCAGTTTTGTGCAAACTTGTGGCGAAATCGTCCGATATTTATCTGATACCTTTGGTGCAGAGACGATAGCCAGCCATCAATTTGGAGAATCACCCGACAAAGTTGAGGAAGGCTTAAATAGGTTCAAGAATAACCCAAACTGCTTTATTCTAGTATGCGATCGCTCTGGAGAAGAAGGGCGTAATCTCCAGTTTGCCGATTGGTTAATTCATTTTGACCTTCCTTGGTCGCCTAATCAATTAGAACAGAGAATTGGCAGACTTGACCGCATTGGCAGCAAAATTGGCATCCAATCTAGTGCCTTAATTGGGCCATATTTGGAAGATAGTCCTCATAATGCTTGGTATAAAGTATTGAAAGATGGGTTTGGTATTTTCCAACAATCAATTGCCAGTTTACAGTTTTATGTGGATGAGAAACTTGCAGAATTAGAAACAGTTTTGTTTCAATCAGGTGCTGCTGGATTGTTAGAGATGATTCCGCCAATTCAAGAGCAAATTGAAGGCGAAATAGCCAAAATTAGCGAACAAAATGCTCTAGATGAAATTGATGCTAACGATGAAATTGCTACCGAGTATTTTCTAGAGCTAGATAATTATGATGCTTGTCATCTAGAAATGAAACGAGCAATTGAAGGCTGGATTTGCGACGCGCTGGGATTCAGAGGACTCAATAACCCCGACTCATCAGAGATGCGACGTTATCAACCCTCAACGCGGACATTGGTTCCCATAAATGACTTAAAAAACCGTTTTGCTGAGAGTTCCCTAGACCAATTTGGTACTTATAATCGCAGGGTAGCAAACCAGAATCCTGGTATTAAACTCTATCGGGTTGGGGAAGGATTTATTGAAGCACTCTGGAACTATATAAACTGGGATGACCGAGGTGAAGCCTTTGCGATGTGGCGCACTGATGCATCTTGGGACTCTAAAGAAGGGAAAGAGTGGTTCGGTTTCCAATGCAATTATGTAGTCGAGGCAAATTTAAAACTTGCAAAACAAGTTTTACTAGATAACAAACTAGATAATTCTCAATTCAAAAACTTGCAGCGACGTGTCGATGCTCTATTTCCACCAATTATAGAAACTATCTATGTTGATGGTCGCCAGGAGCCAATACGCACTGTTGAAGATAAAGCCCTCTTAAGTATTCTACAACGTCCATATAAAGATAAAAACAACAATCAAGGACGAGATTACAATCTGGCAAAAGAGCGCTTAGGAATTATTGACGATTTTGTTGATCCTAGTAAATGGCAAAATTTTTGCTATCAAGTGCGTAATACTTCTTCAGAATTACTATCTAATCGTCCCGATTTTATTGACTTATGCCAAAGTTGTGCTAAGA
- a CDS encoding RNA-binding S4 domain-containing protein has product MKKVRDNTIKLNQYLKLMGIVPSGGQAKLMIQGGDVQVNGMLETRRGRRLVPGDKVTIQGQTLEVNLDNNEDQDVVIDSTEQTE; this is encoded by the coding sequence ATGAAGAAAGTCAGAGACAACACAATTAAATTAAATCAATATTTAAAGTTAATGGGTATAGTGCCAAGTGGAGGACAAGCCAAGCTGATGATTCAAGGTGGCGATGTCCAAGTCAACGGTATGCTAGAAACCCGACGAGGGCGGCGACTAGTGCCAGGTGATAAAGTGACAATCCAAGGACAGACTTTAGAAGTGAATTTGGACAACAATGAAGACCAAGACGTAGTAATAGATTCTACCGAACAAACCGAGTAA
- the arfB gene encoding alternative ribosome rescue aminoacyl-tRNA hydrolase ArfB codes for MLQISNKVIIPQSEIEISAIRSQGAGGQNVNKVSTAIHLRFDIAASSLPDYYKEQLLKLNDRRITQEGVVVIKAQEHRSQENNRESALKRLQELIQSAVVVTIKRKPTKPTRSSQRKRLDYKTKRGQVKSNRGEVTDY; via the coding sequence ATGCTGCAAATTTCCAATAAAGTTATTATCCCACAGAGTGAGATTGAAATTAGTGCAATTCGTTCGCAAGGAGCGGGAGGCCAAAATGTGAATAAGGTTTCCACGGCGATTCACTTGCGCTTTGATATTGCAGCTTCATCATTACCCGATTATTATAAAGAACAGCTTTTAAAGCTGAACGATCGCCGCATCACCCAGGAGGGAGTTGTTGTCATCAAAGCCCAAGAACATCGAAGCCAAGAAAACAATCGTGAGTCAGCTTTGAAACGACTTCAAGAACTTATTCAAAGCGCAGTTGTAGTGACGATAAAACGCAAACCCACTAAACCAACTCGCAGTTCTCAAAGAAAGCGCCTTGACTACAAAACTAAGCGCGGACAGGTTAAGTCTAACAGAGGGGAAGTGACAGATTATTGA